One part of the Alligator mississippiensis isolate rAllMis1 chromosome 3, rAllMis1, whole genome shotgun sequence genome encodes these proteins:
- the LOC102566422 gene encoding avidin, giving the protein MGNSGLALLALALVTLGTTAHRKCQLPGLWQNELGSLMEIHERSKDQELVGRYLTGVTATTNCIQQVLLQGSWHGPARRVLPTFGFIVTWEKFSNSTTAFVGQCFMDESGQETLRTTWLLWEEVESPKDDWKAIRVGTNVFTRRPNPGPGHILDIMTPSCELPPSEAQ; this is encoded by the exons ATGGGGAACAGCGGCCTGGCTCTCCTCGCCCTGGCGTTGGTGACCCTCGGCACCACGGCACACAGAAAG tgccagctgccagggctgtggcagaACGAGCTGGGCTCCCTGATGGAAATCCACGAACGGAGCAAGGACCAAGAGCTCGTGGGCAGGTACCTCACTGGCGTGACGGCCACGACCAACTGCATCCAACAGGTGctcctgcagggctcctggcacgGCCCGGCGCGAAGGGTGCTCCCTACCTTCGGCTTCATCGTCACCTGGGAGAAGTTCTCGA ACTCGACCACTGCCTTCGTGGGCCAGTGCTTCATGGACGAGAGTGGGCAGGAGACACTGAGAACCACGTGGTTGCTGTGGGAGGAGGTCGAATCTCCAAAGGACGACTGGAAAGCAATTAG GGTCGGCACCAACGTCTTCACCCGCAGACCGAATCCAGGCCCGGGCCACATCCTGGACATCATGACTCCGTCCTGCGAGTTGCCCCCCTCCGAGGCGCAGTGA
- the LOC102566578 gene encoding avidin, translating to MMMMMRSIGFILVLALAGATLSPALSKKCSLIGQWRNDLGSEMDVMAVSSTGNFFGTYLTSVSSTDKPISVSPLHGSQQMGDQEQPTFGFTVAWSFSDLTTVFVGQCFVDDKGKETLQTMWLLRKKVDSSQDNWKATLVGTNVFTRSEYKSRGRAGRVL from the exons atgatgatgatgatgcggAGCATCGGCTTCATCCTGGTCCTCGCACTGGCTGGGGCAACCCTTAGCCCCGCTTTAAGTAAAAAG TGCTCCCTGATCGGGCAGTGGCGGAACGACCTGGGCTCAGAAATGGATGTCATGGCTGTGAGCAGTACTGGGAACTTCTTCGGCACGTACCTCACAAGCGTCTCCAGCACAGACAAGCCGATCAGTGTGTCCCCCCTGCATGGCAGCCAGCAGATGGGAGACCAGGAGCAGCCGACGTTTGGGTTCACCGTTGCCTGGTCGTTCTCTG ACTTGACCACCGTCTTCGTGGGCCAGTGCTTCGTGGACGACAAAGGGAAGGAGACTCTGCAGACCATGTGGCTGCTGCGGAAGAAGGTCGACTCCAGCCAGGACAACTGGAAAGCGACCCT ggtCGGCACCAACGTTTTCACCAGGAGCGAATACAAAAGTCGTGGAAGGGCGGGCAGGGTCTTGTAA